The Agrococcus carbonis genome has a window encoding:
- a CDS encoding MBL fold metallo-hydrolase codes for MTILCATCGVETAEPLPETCPICADERQWVPKSGQHWTSTEEHAGDGMRIDVVEDEPGLWAITSEPAVGIGQRALLVQTPEGNLLWDPIGTITDAAVEQVRELGGLALVATSHPHMFGVQCAWAEALDARVLVSERDAEWVQRQHERIELWDGEVSPLPGVRLIRFGGHFPGSAMVLWEAGSDGDGSLLSGDTIQPKPDRRSVSFMRSFPNNIPMSPGVVRRIADQLAPLRYRRIYGNLPGQLIEEGPAAVERSAARHIAWCRGEFDHLT; via the coding sequence ATGACGATCCTGTGCGCCACCTGCGGTGTCGAGACCGCCGAGCCCCTGCCCGAGACCTGCCCGATCTGCGCCGACGAGCGCCAGTGGGTGCCCAAGAGTGGCCAGCACTGGACCTCGACCGAGGAGCACGCGGGTGACGGCATGCGCATCGACGTCGTGGAGGACGAGCCGGGGCTGTGGGCGATCACCTCCGAGCCCGCCGTCGGCATCGGCCAGCGCGCGCTGCTCGTGCAGACGCCGGAGGGCAACCTGCTGTGGGATCCGATCGGCACCATCACGGATGCCGCGGTCGAGCAGGTGCGCGAGCTCGGCGGACTCGCGCTCGTCGCGACGTCGCACCCGCACATGTTCGGGGTGCAGTGCGCGTGGGCCGAGGCGCTCGACGCGCGCGTGCTCGTGAGCGAGCGCGACGCGGAGTGGGTGCAGCGGCAGCACGAGCGGATCGAGCTGTGGGACGGTGAGGTGTCGCCCTTGCCGGGCGTGCGGCTCATCCGCTTCGGCGGGCACTTCCCCGGGTCGGCGATGGTGCTGTGGGAGGCGGGGAGCGACGGCGACGGGTCGCTGCTGTCGGGCGACACGATCCAGCCCAAGCCCGACCGGCGGAGCGTGTCGTTCATGCGCTCGTTCCCCAACAACATCCCGATGTCGCCGGGCGTCGTGCGGCGGATCGCCGACCAGCTCGCGCCGCTGCGGTACCGCCGCATCTACGGCAACCTGCCCGGTCAGCTCATCGAGGAGGGACCCGCGGCGGTCGAGCGCTCGGCGGCTCGCCACATCGCGTGGTGCCGCGGGGAGTTCGACCACCTGACCTGA
- a CDS encoding DUF559 domain-containing protein, with the protein MDVLVMQLGILTTAQLMGVGWTKWQIERAVRGGALTRVRPGWFARPGCDAAALAAVRAGGCISCFSALRLHGVWVPERKGRHVRLPEHRRVRRKRRGSAVAKPRTCRLRAPEPPIAAAVDDLRTAVRCVLRCGTREECLVVLDSILHLQLARRDELEEWLRGAPQRERALLELADARSESGTESMVRWRLRALQLAVRIQVRVMDGVRVDLLIGDRLIIECDSREHHSEADAYESDRRRDRRLAARGFIVLRLSYRQIHDEWAAIEEDILAIVRAGRHRLPRRRTARPSAGLPEEFRIPAARCG; encoded by the coding sequence ATGGACGTGCTGGTGATGCAGCTGGGGATCCTGACGACTGCGCAGCTGATGGGGGTGGGCTGGACCAAGTGGCAGATCGAACGGGCCGTCCGCGGCGGCGCGCTCACGCGCGTGCGGCCCGGCTGGTTCGCCCGACCCGGATGCGACGCCGCCGCGCTGGCAGCCGTGCGCGCGGGCGGCTGCATCTCGTGCTTCAGCGCCCTCCGGCTGCACGGTGTCTGGGTGCCGGAGCGCAAGGGTCGGCACGTCCGCCTCCCGGAGCATCGCCGCGTGCGCCGCAAGCGGCGCGGCAGCGCTGTCGCCAAGCCGCGCACATGCCGATTGCGCGCGCCGGAGCCGCCGATCGCCGCGGCGGTCGACGACCTGCGAACCGCGGTGCGCTGCGTGCTGCGCTGCGGCACCCGCGAGGAGTGCCTGGTGGTGCTCGACTCGATCCTGCACCTGCAGCTCGCGAGGCGCGACGAGCTGGAGGAGTGGCTGCGCGGCGCACCGCAGCGCGAGCGAGCGCTGCTGGAGCTGGCCGACGCGCGGTCGGAGTCCGGCACCGAATCGATGGTGCGGTGGCGACTGCGGGCGCTGCAGCTCGCCGTGCGCATCCAGGTGCGCGTGATGGACGGGGTGCGGGTCGACCTGCTCATCGGCGACCGTCTCATCATCGAGTGCGACAGCCGCGAGCACCACTCGGAGGCCGACGCCTACGAGAGCGACCGGCGTCGCGACCGGCGGCTCGCGGCCCGCGGCTTCATCGTGCTGCGCCTCAGCTACCGGCAGATCCACGACGAGTGGGCGGCCATCGAGGAGGACATCCTCGCGATCGTGAGGGCCGGTCGGCACCGTCTGCCGCGGCGCAGGACGGCGCGTCCCTCAGCCGGGCTGCCGGAGGAATTCCGGATTCCCGCTGCTCGGTGCGGATGA
- a CDS encoding NADP-dependent isocitrate dehydrogenase, whose product MAKIIYTYTDEAPMLATHSFLPIVSAFAAAADVEVESRDISLAGRIVAAFADRLPADQQEADALAELGELAKTPEANIIKLPNISASVPQLKAAVKELQEQGIALPDYPDEVTTDEERDIRARYDSVKGSAVNPVLREGNSDRRAPRSVKEYARKHPHSMGAWADDSKTAVATMGAGDFRANEQSVTMPADDTLQIRLVGADGETTVLKDGLAVLAGEIVDATFMSAKALDAFLAAQVQRARDEHVLFSAHLKATMMKVSDPIIFGHVVRAFLPRVFEQYGAQLAEAGLSADNGLAAILSGLSELDEATASGVRKAIEDGLRDGPRLAMVNSDRGITNLHVPSDVIVDASMPAMIRQSGHMWGPDGEEADTLAVIPDSSYAGVYQAVIEDCQANGAFDPTTMGSVPNVGLMAQKAEEYGSHDKTFRIERDGRVEIVNAAGDVLTSHEVEAGDIWRACQTKDVPVRDWVKLAVTRARASATPAIFWLDAERAHDAELIKKVEEELPKHDTAGLDIQILSPVEATKVSIERIRRGEDTISVTGNVLRDYNTDLFPILELGTSAKMLSVVPLLNGGGLFETGAGGSAPKHVQQLVEENHLRWDSLGEFMALAESFRHLAETTGNARAAVLAETLDAATGSFLNENKSPSRKVGEIDNRGSHFWLARFWAEELAAQSDDAALAETFAPVAEALVAQTATIEQELLDVQGSPVDLGGYYRVDRDLADAAMRPSASLNAILAPLR is encoded by the coding sequence ATGGCCAAGATCATCTACACGTACACCGACGAGGCGCCGATGCTCGCGACGCACTCCTTCCTCCCGATCGTGAGCGCGTTCGCCGCCGCGGCCGACGTGGAGGTCGAGAGCCGCGACATCTCGCTCGCCGGCCGCATCGTCGCCGCCTTCGCCGACCGCCTGCCGGCCGACCAGCAGGAGGCCGACGCGCTCGCCGAGCTCGGCGAGCTCGCGAAGACGCCCGAGGCCAACATCATCAAGCTGCCGAACATCTCGGCGTCGGTGCCGCAGCTGAAGGCGGCCGTCAAGGAGCTGCAGGAGCAGGGCATCGCCCTGCCCGACTACCCCGACGAGGTCACGACGGACGAGGAGCGCGACATCCGCGCCCGCTACGACTCGGTCAAGGGCTCGGCCGTCAACCCGGTGCTGCGCGAGGGCAACTCCGACCGCCGCGCGCCGCGGTCGGTCAAGGAGTACGCCCGCAAGCACCCGCACTCGATGGGCGCGTGGGCCGACGACTCGAAGACCGCCGTCGCGACGATGGGTGCCGGCGACTTCCGCGCGAACGAGCAGTCGGTGACGATGCCGGCCGACGACACGCTGCAGATCCGCCTCGTCGGCGCCGACGGCGAGACGACCGTGCTCAAGGACGGCCTCGCCGTGCTCGCCGGCGAGATCGTCGACGCGACCTTCATGAGCGCGAAGGCCCTCGACGCGTTCCTCGCCGCGCAGGTGCAGCGCGCCCGCGACGAGCACGTGCTGTTCTCGGCGCACCTCAAGGCGACGATGATGAAGGTCTCCGACCCGATCATCTTCGGCCACGTCGTGCGCGCGTTCCTGCCGCGCGTGTTCGAGCAGTACGGCGCGCAGCTCGCCGAGGCCGGGCTCTCGGCCGACAACGGCCTCGCCGCGATCCTCTCCGGGCTCTCCGAGCTCGACGAGGCCACCGCATCCGGTGTGCGCAAGGCGATCGAGGACGGCCTGCGCGACGGGCCCCGCCTCGCGATGGTGAACTCCGACCGCGGCATCACCAACCTCCACGTGCCCTCCGACGTCATCGTGGATGCGTCGATGCCGGCCATGATCCGCCAGTCCGGCCACATGTGGGGCCCGGACGGCGAGGAGGCCGACACGCTCGCCGTGATCCCCGACTCGTCGTACGCCGGCGTCTACCAGGCCGTGATCGAGGACTGCCAGGCCAACGGCGCCTTCGACCCGACCACGATGGGCTCGGTGCCGAACGTCGGCCTCATGGCGCAGAAGGCCGAGGAGTACGGCTCGCACGACAAGACCTTCCGCATCGAGCGCGACGGCCGCGTCGAGATCGTCAACGCCGCGGGCGACGTGCTCACCTCGCACGAGGTCGAGGCGGGCGACATCTGGCGCGCGTGCCAGACGAAGGACGTGCCGGTGCGCGACTGGGTCAAGCTCGCGGTGACGCGCGCCCGCGCCTCCGCGACGCCCGCGATCTTCTGGCTCGACGCCGAGCGCGCGCACGACGCGGAGCTCATCAAGAAGGTCGAGGAGGAGCTGCCGAAGCACGACACCGCCGGCCTCGACATCCAGATCCTCTCCCCCGTCGAGGCGACGAAGGTCTCGATCGAGCGCATCCGCCGCGGCGAGGACACCATCTCGGTCACCGGCAACGTGCTGCGCGACTACAACACCGACCTCTTCCCCATCCTCGAGCTCGGCACCTCGGCGAAGATGCTCTCGGTCGTGCCGCTGCTGAACGGCGGCGGGCTCTTCGAGACCGGCGCCGGCGGCTCGGCGCCGAAGCACGTGCAGCAGCTCGTCGAGGAGAACCACCTGCGCTGGGACTCGCTCGGCGAGTTCATGGCGCTCGCGGAGTCGTTCCGCCACCTGGCCGAGACGACCGGCAACGCCCGCGCGGCGGTGCTCGCGGAGACGCTCGACGCGGCGACCGGCTCGTTCCTCAACGAGAACAAGTCGCCGTCGCGCAAGGTCGGCGAGATCGACAACCGCGGCAGCCACTTCTGGCTCGCGCGCTTCTGGGCCGAGGAGCTCGCGGCGCAGTCCGACGACGCGGCGCTCGCCGAGACGTTCGCGCCGGTCGCCGAGGCGCTCGTGGCGCAGACCGCCACGATCGAGCAGGAGCTGCTCGACGTGCAGGGCTCGCCCGTCGACCTCGGCGGCTACTACCGCGTCGACCGCGACCTGGCCGACGCCGCGATGCGCCCGAGCGCCTCGCTCAACGCCATCCTCGCGCCGCTGCGCTGA
- a CDS encoding cell division protein PerM → MRRVWAGIGQAVESAAIAAAGLVVCALVMLAVWGVDQGFDGDPLLQWRIAADAWLLGHGVDLGITPGREAVIAVGAEQVGQSFVVTLGAWGIGLLTLWLHWRSGRRLASLPILDASIAAVLGAAATGAVGLVAGMSAQHATAAPNLVQSALLPAAVALVGMGAALLAAHGHDWLAAAARGLTLEAQWLRTIRAALRTGLGATAGVLGVGALLVGVGLLLRFTDGLLLLESLGVTHVGVVVVFLVQLALAPVAIVWGASWAIGPGFMVGAGSSVSPLGTDLGPVPALPLLAAIDPGAEPWMSVVVALPVLAAVVVGAFARQSTLAGTPERPVHWWELVVAALGGAVLAGALLGLAAMLSTGAAGPGRLGETGPDAVLVAAWGALEIGVGLLLGMLAGGRGSAALAVERGGSSIREVFGFGTSRGAADAAGGAGSGEAADAPAEWREDEAGTQEVAPVSVERDAAAPSGVDEDASADADDDAATATATDADRDADTDPAQRGAAHPEPEGDHRPR, encoded by the coding sequence GTGCGTCGCGTGTGGGCCGGCATCGGCCAGGCAGTCGAGTCCGCCGCCATCGCGGCGGCCGGGCTCGTCGTGTGCGCGCTCGTCATGCTCGCCGTCTGGGGCGTCGATCAGGGCTTCGACGGCGACCCGCTGCTGCAGTGGCGCATCGCCGCCGACGCGTGGCTGCTCGGCCACGGCGTCGACCTCGGCATCACGCCGGGCCGCGAGGCCGTCATCGCGGTCGGCGCCGAGCAGGTCGGTCAGTCGTTCGTCGTCACGCTCGGCGCGTGGGGCATCGGCCTGCTGACGCTCTGGCTGCATTGGCGCAGCGGTCGCCGGCTCGCGTCCCTCCCGATCCTCGACGCCTCGATCGCCGCCGTCCTCGGCGCCGCGGCGACCGGCGCGGTCGGCCTCGTTGCCGGCATGAGCGCCCAGCACGCGACGGCCGCGCCCAACCTCGTGCAGTCGGCGCTGCTGCCGGCGGCGGTGGCGCTCGTGGGTATGGGTGCTGCGCTGCTCGCGGCGCACGGGCACGACTGGCTCGCGGCGGCCGCGCGCGGCCTCACGCTCGAGGCGCAGTGGCTGCGCACGATCCGCGCGGCGCTGCGCACCGGGCTCGGCGCGACCGCGGGCGTGCTCGGCGTCGGCGCGCTGCTCGTCGGCGTCGGCCTCCTGCTGCGCTTCACCGACGGCCTGCTGCTGCTCGAGTCGCTCGGCGTGACGCACGTCGGCGTCGTCGTGGTCTTCCTCGTGCAGCTCGCGCTCGCCCCCGTCGCGATCGTGTGGGGCGCGTCGTGGGCGATCGGGCCGGGCTTCATGGTTGGTGCGGGATCGAGCGTCTCGCCGCTCGGCACCGACCTCGGGCCCGTGCCGGCGCTGCCGCTGCTCGCGGCGATCGACCCCGGCGCCGAGCCGTGGATGTCGGTCGTCGTCGCGCTGCCCGTGCTCGCGGCCGTCGTGGTGGGCGCCTTCGCGCGCCAGAGCACGCTCGCCGGCACCCCCGAGCGGCCCGTGCACTGGTGGGAGCTCGTGGTCGCCGCGCTCGGCGGCGCCGTGCTCGCCGGCGCTCTCCTCGGCCTCGCGGCGATGCTCTCGACCGGCGCCGCCGGCCCCGGCAGACTCGGCGAGACGGGTCCGGATGCGGTGCTCGTCGCCGCGTGGGGAGCCCTCGAGATCGGCGTCGGGCTCCTGCTGGGCATGCTCGCGGGTGGCCGGGGGAGCGCGGCGCTCGCGGTCGAGCGCGGCGGCTCGTCGATCCGGGAGGTCTTCGGCTTCGGCACGAGCCGCGGGGCCGCCGACGCGGCGGGCGGTGCCGGCTCCGGCGAGGCTGCCGATGCGCCCGCCGAGTGGCGGGAGGACGAGGCCGGCACGCAGGAGGTGGCGCCGGTCAGTGTCGAGCGCGACGCGGCCGCCCCGTCGGGGGTCGACGAGGACGCATCCGCCGACGCCGACGATGACGCCGCCACCGCCACCGCCACCGACGCCGACCGCGACGCCGACACCGACCCCGCGCAGCGCGGGGCCGCGCACCCCGAGCCCGAAGGCGATCACCGCCCTCGGTAG
- the purN gene encoding phosphoribosylglycinamide formyltransferase has product MLRLVVLVSGGGSNFSDLLRRTRAGRVPAEVIAVGADRECGGIEIAQAAGIPTFVEPFAPPRDAWSERIADRIAAFEPDVVVLSGFMRLLSPAAVARFEPAMLNTHPAFLPEFPGAHGVRDALAAGATETGASVIIVDSGVDTGPILAQRRVPVLPDDTEADLHERIKLVERELLADVLTGIGDGSIDLADHGLEQRLDRQEEAQ; this is encoded by the coding sequence GTGCTGCGCCTGGTCGTCCTCGTCTCCGGCGGCGGCAGCAACTTCTCCGATCTGCTGCGCCGAACCCGCGCGGGCCGCGTGCCCGCCGAGGTCATCGCCGTCGGCGCCGACCGCGAGTGCGGCGGGATCGAGATCGCCCAGGCCGCCGGCATCCCGACCTTCGTCGAGCCCTTCGCGCCGCCGCGCGACGCCTGGTCGGAGCGCATCGCCGACCGCATCGCCGCCTTCGAGCCCGACGTCGTCGTGCTCTCGGGCTTCATGCGGCTGCTTTCGCCGGCCGCGGTCGCGCGCTTCGAGCCCGCGATGCTCAACACGCATCCGGCCTTCCTGCCCGAGTTCCCCGGCGCGCACGGGGTGCGCGACGCGCTCGCCGCGGGCGCGACCGAGACGGGCGCATCCGTCATCATCGTCGACAGCGGCGTCGACACCGGGCCGATCCTGGCGCAGCGGCGGGTGCCGGTGCTGCCCGACGACACCGAGGCCGACCTCCACGAGCGCATCAAGCTCGTCGAGCGCGAGCTGCTCGCCGACGTGCTCACGGGCATCGGCGACGGCTCGATCGACCTCGCCGACCACGGCCTCGAGCAGCGGCTCGACCGACAGGAGGAAGCACAGTGA
- the purH gene encoding bifunctional phosphoribosylaminoimidazolecarboxamide formyltransferase/IMP cyclohydrolase, translating to MSGPQHDPSLYRDRDQVPFRRALLSVSDKTGIVELGRALAAAGVELVSTGSTAKMLADAGLAVTEVASVTGFQEALDGRVKTLHPAIHAGLLADLRLEHHEAQLADLGIAPFELVVVNLYPFVETVRSGAAGADVVEQIDIGGPAMVRAAAKNHANVAIVTDPRVYPLIERAAGTGLSLLQRRALARDAFAHTAAYDTAVARWFAGEPVDAPAATTPAAAPGAEAERPELVEPGAGAPALADASATESAPDTGSATGLLRAVGAATLVQGLRYGENSHQQAGLFGLPGGKGITQAELLHGKPMSFNNYVDADAALRAAYDFTEPAVAIIKHANPCGIAVAAPGAADPIASAHERAHACDPVSAFGGVIAANRPVTRAMAETVKDIFTEVVVAPDFEPEALELLTAKKNLRLLRLPEGYAREGSELRQVSGGVLVQQPDTFEGFSSHTWRRVTGTHVPDAVLADLEFAWRAVRSVKSNAILLASGLASVGVGMGQVNRVDSCHLAVSRAGERAAGSVAASDAFFPFADGLQVLLDAGVTAVVQPGGSVRDEEVIAAANAAGITMYFTGERHFAH from the coding sequence GTGAGCGGACCCCAGCACGACCCGAGCCTCTACCGCGACCGCGACCAAGTGCCGTTCCGCCGCGCGCTGCTGTCGGTGAGCGACAAGACCGGCATCGTCGAGCTCGGTCGCGCGCTCGCCGCCGCGGGCGTCGAGCTCGTCTCGACCGGCTCGACGGCGAAGATGCTCGCGGATGCGGGCCTCGCGGTCACCGAGGTCGCCTCCGTCACGGGGTTCCAGGAGGCGCTCGACGGCCGCGTGAAGACGCTCCACCCGGCGATCCACGCGGGCCTCCTCGCCGACCTCCGGCTCGAGCACCACGAGGCGCAGCTCGCCGACCTCGGCATCGCGCCGTTCGAGCTCGTCGTCGTGAACCTCTACCCCTTCGTCGAGACGGTGCGCTCAGGCGCCGCCGGCGCGGACGTCGTCGAGCAGATCGACATCGGCGGCCCCGCGATGGTGCGCGCGGCCGCGAAGAACCACGCGAACGTCGCGATCGTCACCGACCCGCGCGTCTACCCGCTCATCGAGCGGGCGGCGGGGACGGGGCTGTCGCTGCTCCAGCGGCGCGCGCTCGCGCGCGACGCCTTCGCGCACACCGCGGCGTACGACACCGCGGTCGCGCGCTGGTTCGCGGGCGAGCCGGTCGACGCGCCTGCCGCGACGACGCCGGCCGCGGCGCCCGGCGCCGAGGCCGAGCGGCCCGAGCTCGTCGAGCCCGGCGCCGGCGCGCCCGCGTTGGCCGACGCATCCGCCACCGAGAGCGCGCCCGACACCGGCAGCGCGACGGGCCTGCTGCGCGCCGTCGGCGCCGCGACCCTCGTGCAGGGCCTGCGCTACGGCGAGAACAGTCACCAGCAGGCTGGCCTCTTCGGGCTGCCGGGCGGCAAGGGCATCACGCAGGCCGAGCTGCTCCACGGCAAGCCCATGTCGTTCAACAACTACGTCGACGCCGACGCGGCGCTGCGCGCCGCCTACGACTTCACCGAGCCGGCCGTGGCGATCATCAAGCACGCGAACCCGTGCGGCATCGCGGTCGCCGCACCCGGCGCGGCCGACCCGATCGCGTCGGCGCACGAGCGCGCGCACGCGTGCGACCCGGTCTCGGCCTTCGGCGGCGTGATCGCCGCGAACCGCCCCGTCACGCGGGCGATGGCCGAGACGGTCAAGGACATCTTCACCGAGGTCGTCGTCGCGCCCGACTTCGAGCCCGAGGCGCTCGAGCTGCTCACGGCGAAGAAGAACCTGCGGCTCCTGCGGCTGCCCGAGGGCTACGCGCGCGAGGGCAGCGAGCTGCGGCAGGTCTCGGGCGGTGTGCTCGTGCAGCAGCCCGACACGTTCGAGGGCTTCTCGTCGCACACGTGGCGGCGCGTGACGGGCACGCACGTGCCGGATGCGGTGCTCGCGGACCTCGAGTTCGCGTGGCGGGCCGTGCGGTCGGTGAAGTCGAACGCGATCCTGCTCGCCTCGGGCCTCGCCTCGGTCGGCGTCGGCATGGGCCAGGTCAACCGCGTCGACTCGTGCCACCTCGCCGTCTCGCGCGCGGGGGAGCGGGCCGCGGGCTCGGTCGCCGCGTCCGACGCCTTCTTCCCGTTCGCCGACGGCCTCCAGGTGCTGCTCGACGCGGGCGTCACCGCGGTCGTCCAGCCGGGCGGCTCGGTGCGCGACGAGGAGGTCATCGCCGCCGCGAACGCCGCCGGCATCACGATGTACTTCACGGGCGAGCGCCACTTCGCCCACTGA
- a CDS encoding P-loop NTPase family protein, translating to MSAGSIDDVRRARRILCIGVTGSGKSTLATALGARLGLPVTLVDELCWEPGWQQAPREEQDRRVLPILERDAWVLDTAYSGQAARALERADAIVALDYPRLVSLGRLLRRTARRIRTREPVCNGNVETLRLALARDSIIVWHFRSWRRKRRRMRAWHADASLPPVLLLARPSDTDALLASLSADARAD from the coding sequence GTGAGCGCGGGGAGCATCGACGACGTGCGGCGGGCCCGCCGCATCCTCTGCATCGGCGTGACCGGTTCGGGCAAGTCGACGCTCGCGACCGCCCTCGGCGCGCGCCTCGGGCTGCCCGTGACGCTCGTGGACGAGCTCTGCTGGGAGCCCGGCTGGCAGCAGGCGCCGCGCGAGGAGCAGGATCGGCGCGTGCTGCCGATCCTCGAGCGCGACGCGTGGGTGCTCGACACCGCGTACTCCGGTCAAGCGGCCCGCGCGCTCGAGCGCGCCGACGCGATCGTCGCGCTCGACTACCCGAGGCTCGTCTCCCTCGGCCGGCTGCTGCGCCGCACCGCACGACGCATCCGCACCCGCGAGCCCGTCTGCAACGGCAACGTCGAGACGCTGCGCCTCGCGCTCGCGCGCGACTCGATCATCGTCTGGCACTTCCGCTCGTGGCGGCGGAAGCGGCGGCGCATGCGCGCCTGGCACGCGGATGCGTCGCTGCCGCCCGTGCTGCTGCTCGCGCGGCCGTCGGACACCGATGCGCTCCTCGCGAGCCTCTCGGCGGACGCGCGGGCCGATTGA
- a CDS encoding ABC transporter ATP-binding protein — protein MPPAQPHRPSAPPRPKIIPSLRRLMPFLRPVLPRFIGGVITALVAAVVALLIPVALRWLVDGPLTSGDQALIWIGGVAILLLGLTEAVFVFLRRLFVTLPSTAVEATMRQTLYAKLQRLPIAFHDRWQSGQLLSRAVGDLGMMRRFFAFGAVIFITNLLTLIIGLGILLVWSPLLGALFILTSIPIVVIAFRFEQSYHQVARRAQDQQGDLATAVEQSVHGIRVLKAFGRGQTALAGFEQQAEALRSTELTKARSEAMLWMWLTIIPFVSYAVCLVVGIWQVAEGQLSVGELVGFLSTAVVLNWPIESLGFLFAFAIDAANASVRLFEVLDAEEDIVDPAEPTTIVAPKGRLVLEDVHFRYQDAPEDERDLVDGATLAIEPGETMALVGVTGSGKTTLTALPGRLYDVTAGRVTLDGVDVRDLTLEELRTHVAMAFEDATLFSASVRDNVLMGAREKSDAVLDRALEVAQATFVRDLPEGLETTIGEEGMSLSGGQRQRLALARAVAADPAVLVLDDPLSALDVETEALVEDALRHVLASTTALIVAHRPSTVQLADRVALMRDGRIDDVGTHSELLARNEHYVHVIASLEEAQRDRQDLEQVATGAFQAIDASVMDARTGGEEER, from the coding sequence ATGCCCCCCGCACAGCCCCACCGCCCGTCAGCGCCGCCGCGCCCCAAGATCATCCCGTCGCTGCGACGGCTCATGCCGTTCCTGCGGCCCGTGCTGCCCCGCTTCATCGGCGGCGTCATCACCGCGCTCGTCGCGGCCGTCGTCGCGCTGCTGATCCCCGTCGCCCTGCGGTGGCTCGTCGACGGCCCGCTCACGAGCGGCGACCAGGCGCTCATCTGGATCGGCGGCGTCGCGATCCTCCTGCTCGGCCTCACCGAGGCGGTGTTCGTCTTCCTGCGCCGCCTGTTCGTCACGCTGCCGTCCACCGCCGTCGAGGCGACCATGCGCCAGACGCTCTACGCGAAGCTCCAGCGCCTCCCGATCGCGTTCCACGACCGTTGGCAGTCGGGCCAGCTGCTCTCGCGCGCCGTCGGCGACCTCGGCATGATGCGCCGCTTCTTCGCGTTCGGCGCCGTCATCTTCATCACCAACCTGCTGACGCTCATCATCGGCCTCGGCATCCTGCTCGTGTGGAGCCCGCTGCTCGGCGCGCTGTTCATCCTCACGTCGATCCCCATCGTCGTGATCGCCTTCCGCTTCGAGCAGAGCTACCACCAGGTGGCGCGCCGCGCGCAGGACCAGCAGGGCGACCTCGCGACCGCCGTCGAGCAGTCGGTGCACGGCATCCGCGTGCTCAAGGCGTTCGGCCGCGGCCAGACCGCGCTCGCGGGCTTCGAGCAGCAGGCCGAGGCGCTGCGCTCGACCGAGCTCACCAAGGCGCGCAGCGAGGCGATGCTGTGGATGTGGCTGACGATCATCCCGTTCGTCAGCTACGCCGTGTGCCTCGTCGTCGGCATCTGGCAGGTCGCCGAGGGGCAGCTGAGCGTCGGCGAGCTCGTCGGCTTCCTGTCGACCGCCGTCGTGCTCAACTGGCCGATCGAGTCGCTCGGCTTCCTCTTCGCCTTCGCGATCGACGCGGCCAACGCATCCGTCCGCCTGTTCGAGGTGCTCGACGCCGAGGAGGACATCGTCGATCCGGCCGAGCCGACCACGATCGTCGCGCCGAAGGGGCGGCTCGTCTTAGAGGACGTGCACTTCCGCTACCAGGACGCGCCGGAGGACGAGCGCGACCTCGTCGACGGCGCGACCCTCGCGATCGAGCCGGGCGAGACGATGGCGCTCGTCGGCGTCACCGGATCCGGCAAGACGACCCTGACGGCGCTGCCCGGCAGGCTCTACGACGTGACCGCCGGCCGCGTGACGCTCGACGGCGTCGACGTTCGCGACCTGACGCTCGAGGAGCTGCGCACCCACGTCGCGATGGCCTTCGAGGACGCCACGCTCTTCTCCGCCTCGGTGCGCGACAACGTGCTCATGGGCGCGCGGGAGAAGTCGGATGCGGTGCTCGACCGGGCGCTCGAGGTCGCGCAGGCGACGTTCGTGCGCGACCTGCCCGAGGGGCTCGAGACGACGATCGGCGAGGAGGGCATGTCGCTCTCCGGCGGCCAGCGCCAGCGCCTCGCGCTCGCGCGCGCCGTCGCCGCCGACCCCGCGGTGCTCGTGCTCGACGACCCGCTCTCGGCGCTCGACGTCGAGACGGAGGCGCTCGTCGAGGACGCGCTGCGGCACGTGCTCGCGTCGACGACGGCGCTCATCGTCGCGCATCGGCCCTCGACCGTGCAGCTCGCCGACCGCGTCGCGCTCATGCGCGACGGGCGCATCGACGACGTCGGCACCCACTCCGAGCTGCTCGCGCGGAACGAGCACTACGTGCACGTGATCGCGAGCCTCGAGGAGGCGCAGCGCGACCGGCAGGACCTCGAGCAGGTCGCGACCGGCGCGTTCCAGGCAATCGACGCATCCGTCATGGATGCGCGCACCGGCGGGGAGGAGGAGCGATGA